The following nucleotide sequence is from Cytobacillus luteolus.
GATACAGGCTGAGCAACCATTGCTAAGACAAGCTGGCTTGCATTTATTACAGGCTGGAGGTAAACGAATTCGTCCAGTATTTGTTTTACTTGCTGGAAAATTTGGCGATTACAATATCGACAAAATTAAACATGTTGCTGTCGCTCTTGAACTCATTCATATGGCCTCATTGGTTCATGACGATGTAATTGATGATGCAGGTATGAGAAGGGGAAAGCCAACGATAAAAGCAAAGTGGGATAATAAAATTGCGGTTTATACTGGTGATTATATCCTTGCGCGCTCTCTGGAGTTAATGGCAAAAGTTGAACAAATCGAGGCTCATAAAATTTTAGCATATTCCTTGGTAGAACTAAATATTGGCGAGATTGAACAAATTAGGGATAAATATAATTTTGACCAAAATGTTCGTACATACTTGCGTAGAATAAAACGGAAAACAGCCTTATTGATTGCTGTTAGCTGCCAACTTGGTGCAGTTGCATCTGATGTACCAGCATCCATACATAGAAAGTTATATCTTTTTGGGTATTATGTCGGCATGGCCTTTCAAATTACCGATGATATATTAGATTTTACAGCAACAGAAGAGCAACTAGGTAAGCCGGCAGGAAGTGATCTTTTACAGGGGAATATTACTTTGCCAGTTCTATTTGCATTACAAGATCCAGTATTAAATAGTCAAATTAATAAAATTTCTGAATCAACAACCTATGAAGAAATACAACCTCTGGTCCGGGCTATTAAGCAATCAAGTGCCATTGATTACTCTACTGACATAAGTAATAGATACTTGGAGAAGGCTTACAAAATACTTAAAGAACTACCTCAAAATAGAGCAAGAAATACGCTTTATAACATTGCGAAATTTATCGGTAAACGAAAATTTTAACATTATTGGCAGATAAAGTTGATAACCAAACAAAATAATGATAGTATTTTGTTTGGTTGGTTAAATTACAATCTATACATAATTAATAGAGGTGGAAATTATGGAAAAAACATTCTTAATGGTAAAACCTGACGGTGTTCAACGTCAATTAATCGGAGAAATCGTTTCTCGTTTTGAAAGAAAGGGCTTTCAATTAGTTGGAGCTAAATTAATGCAAATTACACCTGAGCTTGCTGAGGAACATTACGGCGAACACAAAGAGCGTCCATTCTTTGGAGCACTAACTAGCTTCATTACTTCAGGACCAGTATTTGCTATGGTATGGCAAGGTGAAAATGTGATTGCTACTGCTCGTCAAATGATGGGAGCAACTAACCCTAAAGATGCAGCTCCTGGAACAATTCGTGGAGATTTCGGTTTAACAATTGATAAAAACGTAATTCATGGTTCAGATGCTCCTGCAAGTGCTGAGCGTGAAATCGGTTTATTCTTTCAAGAAAACG
It contains:
- the hepT gene encoding heptaprenyl diphosphate synthase component II, with protein sequence MKLKMMYSFLNTDLNLIEKELEETIQAEQPLLRQAGLHLLQAGGKRIRPVFVLLAGKFGDYNIDKIKHVAVALELIHMASLVHDDVIDDAGMRRGKPTIKAKWDNKIAVYTGDYILARSLELMAKVEQIEAHKILAYSLVELNIGEIEQIRDKYNFDQNVRTYLRRIKRKTALLIAVSCQLGAVASDVPASIHRKLYLFGYYVGMAFQITDDILDFTATEEQLGKPAGSDLLQGNITLPVLFALQDPVLNSQINKISESTTYEEIQPLVRAIKQSSAIDYSTDISNRYLEKAYKILKELPQNRARNTLYNIAKFIGKRKF
- the ndk gene encoding nucleoside-diphosphate kinase, which produces MEKTFLMVKPDGVQRQLIGEIVSRFERKGFQLVGAKLMQITPELAEEHYGEHKERPFFGALTSFITSGPVFAMVWQGENVIATARQMMGATNPKDAAPGTIRGDFGLTIDKNVIHGSDAPASAEREIGLFFQENELVEYTRQINEWIY